The Streptomyces sp. NBC_00459 DNA segment TTCCGGCGGCATCGGACGGCAGCACGGTCGTTGCCGCGGGTCAACCGGAGGAGGCGATACTGCGACCGTGACCACGCGGATACGTCATCCCTACCTCGACCATCCCGGCCCGATCCCCTTCGCCCACCGGGGCGGAGCGGCGGACGGGCTGGAGAACACGATGTTCCAGTTCCGGCGGGCGGTCGAGACGGGCTACCGCTATCTGGAGACCGACGTGCACTGCACGGCGGACGGAAAACTCGTCGCCTTCCACGACTCGACACTGGACCGGGTGACGGACGGCGGCGGCCTGATCGCGGACCTCCCCTGGTCCGAAGTACGGCACGCGCGCGTGGCGGGCAAGGAACCGGTCCCCCTCTTCGAAGACCTGCTCGAAGCCTTCGCCGAGGCGCGCTGGAACGTCGACGTCAAGGCCGAGCGCGCGCTGCGCCCGCTCCTGGACCTGATCGAGCGAACCGGCTGCTGGGACCGCGTCTGCGTCGGTTCCTTCTCCGAGGCGCGCGTGGTGCGCGCCCAACGGCTGGCCGGTCCGCGTCTGGCGACCTCG contains these protein-coding regions:
- a CDS encoding glycerophosphodiester phosphodiesterase, with the translated sequence MTTRIRHPYLDHPGPIPFAHRGGAADGLENTMFQFRRAVETGYRYLETDVHCTADGKLVAFHDSTLDRVTDGGGLIADLPWSEVRHARVAGKEPVPLFEDLLEAFAEARWNVDVKAERALRPLLDLIERTGCWDRVCVGSFSEARVVRAQRLAGPRLATSYGIRGVLNLRLRSWGLPVGVRRSAVAAQVPESQSGIPVVDRSFVRTAHARGLHVHVWTVNDPDDMHRLLDLGVDGIMTDHIDTLRKVLEDRGTWF